The following coding sequences are from one Candidatus Nitrohelix vancouverensis window:
- a CDS encoding ABC transporter permease subunit, which yields MSKTPSSDSSAEATAQASRPASSIFDTTLSKAKLKRRLADKIASGVVTLGGTIIIFSILAILLVIVIEALPLFQDPTVELKEKKAGAVQEPTYGLGVDEYQKVAYVIGSEGIQFFNLPDWHPADAIPLNQLQGATITGAAHSPNGAAALGLSNGSVLPVTMAFDVVYGEDQKTVQPRLDEGDALVMSETGQPITVVGFSKREAQTTIAAGTGGNEISTAQIKVKRSLMGGVKRKVKQAHWNLPVQGEITALAVDVSGNSVLVGTSSGQILKVNINSEDPKNAIFVVGATANSGVGVSFLNFLNGGYTLIVGDTEGRIKSYHLDKDHPAGKLKHIYEFDKNQSPPRAMTISLRDKGFFTASEDGSIEYRYGTTGETQFSIDGSKGVYFTQLALSPKNNALLALDTKGDFYHWDVDNPHPSISLKGLFGKIWYEGHDEPKYIWQSTGGSDDFESKYSLMPLIFGTMKGTFYAMVFALPLALLAAFYSSQFMHPRLNEITKPAVELMATLPTVALGFVGALIVAPLLEKYFVGFVLFPLLAMLFAFLGWWSERRWKLGQRCGLKPGMEMILLFPLVLLGAVGSIYIGGQMEQGLMDGDFRYWLLELFQINYDQRNALVVGIAMGFAIVPLIFTIAEDSLSNVPFHLRAGSLALGATPWQTAVKVILPVALPGIFSAVMIGFGRAVGETMIVLMATGNTPIMDWSVFNGFRAMSANIAVELPEAPEGGSLYRVLFLMAFLLFIITFATNTVAELVRLKLRQKFKAL from the coding sequence ATGTCCAAAACACCTTCATCAGATAGTTCGGCCGAGGCGACCGCGCAAGCGAGTCGTCCGGCCTCTTCCATTTTTGATACCACTCTTTCCAAGGCGAAGCTGAAACGACGCCTTGCCGACAAGATCGCATCGGGAGTGGTCACGCTTGGCGGGACGATCATCATCTTTTCGATCCTTGCCATCCTGCTGGTCATCGTCATCGAAGCGCTTCCTTTGTTTCAAGACCCCACGGTAGAGCTCAAAGAGAAGAAAGCGGGCGCGGTGCAAGAGCCGACCTATGGACTCGGAGTGGATGAATATCAGAAAGTCGCTTACGTTATTGGAAGCGAAGGCATTCAGTTTTTCAATCTCCCCGACTGGCATCCGGCCGACGCGATTCCATTAAATCAATTGCAGGGAGCGACAATCACTGGAGCCGCGCACTCGCCCAATGGCGCGGCGGCGCTGGGTCTGTCCAATGGAAGCGTTCTACCCGTGACAATGGCATTTGATGTGGTCTATGGGGAGGATCAGAAAACGGTTCAGCCGCGCCTGGATGAAGGGGACGCTCTGGTGATGAGCGAGACGGGACAGCCGATCACCGTCGTTGGATTTTCCAAACGGGAGGCTCAAACGACGATCGCCGCCGGCACGGGCGGTAACGAGATTTCCACGGCGCAGATTAAAGTGAAACGTTCTTTGATGGGTGGCGTGAAAAGAAAAGTCAAGCAAGCCCATTGGAATCTTCCTGTACAAGGCGAGATAACGGCTCTGGCGGTGGACGTATCCGGTAACAGCGTGTTGGTTGGAACCTCTTCCGGTCAAATTCTGAAAGTCAACATCAACAGCGAAGACCCGAAAAATGCAATCTTTGTCGTCGGCGCGACGGCGAATTCCGGCGTGGGCGTTTCCTTCCTGAATTTTTTAAACGGCGGCTACACCTTGATCGTAGGCGACACCGAAGGGCGAATCAAATCCTACCATCTCGATAAAGACCATCCCGCCGGAAAATTGAAGCATATCTACGAATTCGATAAAAATCAGTCGCCCCCGCGCGCCATGACAATCTCCCTGCGCGACAAGGGATTTTTCACAGCTTCCGAAGATGGGAGTATTGAATACCGTTACGGCACAACGGGAGAAACCCAGTTTTCCATCGACGGCTCAAAAGGCGTCTATTTCACCCAGCTTGCATTGTCGCCCAAGAACAACGCCTTGCTGGCGTTGGATACGAAAGGCGATTTTTATCACTGGGACGTCGACAACCCGCACCCTTCCATTTCTTTGAAAGGCCTGTTTGGCAAGATCTGGTACGAAGGGCACGACGAACCCAAGTACATTTGGCAGTCGACCGGCGGGAGCGATGATTTCGAATCCAAATACAGTTTGATGCCCCTGATTTTTGGCACGATGAAAGGAACTTTTTACGCGATGGTTTTTGCTCTGCCTTTGGCATTGCTTGCGGCGTTCTATTCATCCCAGTTCATGCATCCGCGTTTGAACGAGATCACCAAACCGGCTGTTGAATTGATGGCGACCCTTCCGACGGTTGCATTGGGCTTTGTCGGGGCGTTGATCGTCGCGCCGCTTCTCGAAAAATATTTTGTTGGTTTTGTTCTGTTCCCATTATTGGCGATGTTGTTTGCATTTTTGGGATGGTGGAGCGAACGGCGCTGGAAACTGGGTCAGCGTTGCGGTCTCAAGCCGGGAATGGAAATGATACTCCTTTTTCCTCTGGTGCTCCTCGGAGCCGTTGGTTCGATTTATATCGGCGGGCAAATGGAGCAGGGACTCATGGATGGTGATTTCAGATACTGGTTGCTTGAATTGTTTCAAATCAATTACGACCAGAGAAATGCGCTTGTCGTCGGCATTGCGATGGGTTTTGCCATTGTGCCCTTGATCTTCACGATCGCCGAGGATTCATTGTCCAATGTACCGTTTCATCTGAGGGCCGGTTCGCTGGCGCTGGGCGCGACGCCCTGGCAGACAGCGGTGAAAGTCATTTTACCCGTCGCCCTGCCCGGAATATTCTCCGCCGTGATGATTGGGTTTGGAAGAGCCGTTGGCGAGACCATGATCGTGCTGATGGCGACCGGCAACACGCCTATCATGGACTGGAGCGTGTTCAATGGATTTCGCGCAATGTCCGCCAATATCGCCGTGGAATTACCCGAGGCGCCTGAAGGGGGGTCGCTCTACCGAGTCCTCTTCCTGATGGCGTTTCTCTTGTTCATCATTACCTTTGCGACGAATACCGTAGCCGAACTGGTTCGACTGAAACTGAGACAAAAATTCAAAGCCTTATGA
- a CDS encoding response regulator transcription factor, whose translation MGKEKVLVVEDEEDIQELLAYNLTKEGYEVYRADTGEMGLEQFRSKNPDLVLLDLMLPGLSGLEVCRKIREDSKHANVPIVMLTAKGEESDVVKGLELGADDYVTKPFSLKVLITRIRAVLRRSPQKTDESGQTMHFPDLEINLDKHEVRVKEKNVTLTLSEFSILHALAQRPGWVFTRSQIVNWIRGDDYAVTDRSIDFQIVGLRKKLGAVAHYVETVRGVGYRFKDFNEE comes from the coding sequence ATGGGAAAAGAAAAGGTTCTCGTTGTTGAGGACGAGGAAGATATTCAGGAACTGCTGGCCTATAATTTAACTAAAGAAGGCTACGAGGTCTATCGCGCCGACACCGGCGAGATGGGGCTGGAACAATTCCGAAGTAAAAACCCCGACCTGGTTTTACTGGACCTGATGTTGCCGGGTTTGAGCGGACTCGAGGTGTGTCGCAAGATTCGGGAGGATTCCAAACATGCCAATGTGCCTATAGTTATGTTGACAGCCAAGGGCGAAGAGTCGGATGTGGTGAAGGGGCTGGAGTTGGGCGCGGACGATTACGTTACCAAACCCTTCAGTTTGAAGGTGCTCATCACGCGCATTCGCGCGGTATTGCGTCGCAGTCCACAGAAAACGGATGAATCGGGGCAGACGATGCATTTTCCCGACCTGGAGATCAACCTGGACAAGCATGAGGTTCGCGTGAAGGAAAAGAACGTGACGCTGACCCTGTCTGAGTTCAGCATTCTGCATGCGCTGGCGCAACGCCCTGGCTGGGTGTTCACGCGCTCCCAGATCGTCAACTGGATTCGCGGCGACGACTATGCGGTGACAGACCGGTCGATCGATTTCCAGATCGTGGGATTGCGGAAAAAACTGGGCGCGGTGGCGCATTATGTCGAGACGGTTCGCGGCGTGGGTTATCGCTTCAAGGATTTCAACGAAGAGTGA
- the pstA gene encoding phosphate ABC transporter permease PstA, which yields MKKSIWKTGDLFIWLTGVCLAFALFLVVALLLNLLVNGVSAFWPSPLHSFALEGGRAELGSVTMKEIIPNHSKTDADRFRTQIKRGNRDLDNSDYIWMDDDKIKSTTLELNAVALERREWGDLYGFLEAYKEDGKVIAEGFENTLSAIKSRLPGMNDLVAELDKVSKDDVGKINYYLEKNRIRLNRLKRDNADAGEIAEVEQAIAELNSEYKGLEKQLAELRSRMKGDVIVKTASGATTSVALEKIIKIHLPNTFGFFDKLGFFIDKFARFLYEDPRESNTEGGVFPAIFGTVMMVLLMSLIAAPLGVLAGFYLREYAKPGLFVSMIRIAVNNLAGVPSIVFGVFGVGFFIYFVGGGIDRFFYEDALPAPTFGTGGILWASLTMALLTVPVVIVSTEEGLASVSRGVREASLALGATKWETSWRVVLPAVMPSILTGLILAMARAAGEVAPLMITGVVKLAPSLPVDGFWPFLHLDRKFMHLGFHIFDVGFQSPNVDAARPMVFATTLLLIMIILCLNLSAIWLRKRLRRKLEISAV from the coding sequence ATGAAAAAAAGTATCTGGAAAACAGGCGATCTCTTTATCTGGCTCACAGGCGTGTGTCTGGCCTTTGCCTTGTTTCTTGTCGTCGCTCTTTTGTTGAATTTATTGGTGAACGGGGTCTCGGCATTCTGGCCGTCGCCTTTGCACAGTTTTGCGCTTGAAGGCGGACGAGCCGAACTGGGTTCCGTCACCATGAAGGAAATCATTCCCAACCATTCAAAGACCGACGCAGACCGCTTTCGTACGCAGATCAAACGAGGCAACCGCGATCTGGACAACTCGGACTATATCTGGATGGACGACGATAAAATCAAGTCAACCACGCTGGAGCTCAATGCCGTTGCTCTTGAGCGCAGGGAATGGGGCGATCTCTATGGTTTTCTGGAAGCCTATAAAGAAGACGGAAAGGTGATCGCCGAAGGATTTGAAAATACCTTGTCAGCCATTAAAAGCCGTTTGCCGGGGATGAACGATTTGGTGGCGGAATTGGATAAGGTATCTAAAGACGACGTCGGAAAGATCAATTACTATCTCGAAAAAAACCGCATTCGCTTGAACCGTCTCAAAAGAGACAACGCGGACGCGGGCGAGATCGCCGAAGTGGAGCAGGCGATTGCGGAACTGAACAGCGAGTACAAAGGGCTGGAGAAACAACTCGCGGAGTTGCGATCCAGAATGAAGGGGGATGTGATCGTTAAAACGGCCTCAGGGGCCACAACCTCCGTCGCGCTTGAAAAAATAATCAAGATTCATCTTCCAAATACCTTTGGATTTTTTGACAAGCTTGGATTTTTCATCGACAAGTTCGCTCGATTTCTTTACGAAGACCCGCGCGAGTCGAATACGGAAGGCGGCGTGTTCCCTGCCATTTTCGGCACGGTCATGATGGTTTTGCTAATGAGTCTGATCGCCGCGCCGCTTGGCGTTCTTGCTGGATTTTATTTGAGAGAATACGCCAAGCCGGGGCTGTTTGTGAGCATGATACGGATCGCCGTGAACAATCTGGCGGGTGTTCCTTCCATTGTATTTGGCGTGTTTGGAGTGGGTTTTTTCATCTACTTCGTTGGCGGCGGTATCGACCGGTTTTTCTATGAGGACGCCTTGCCCGCTCCCACTTTTGGCACCGGCGGCATTCTCTGGGCTTCGTTGACGATGGCTTTGCTGACGGTTCCTGTGGTGATCGTTTCAACGGAAGAAGGGCTGGCTTCGGTTTCTCGCGGGGTGCGCGAAGCGTCTCTGGCCCTGGGCGCGACGAAATGGGAGACGTCCTGGCGCGTGGTTTTACCTGCAGTGATGCCTTCAATTTTGACCGGTTTGATTTTGGCGATGGCCCGCGCCGCAGGCGAAGTCGCTCCCTTAATGATAACCGGGGTCGTTAAATTGGCTCCCTCCCTGCCCGTCGACGGATTCTGGCCGTTCTTGCATCTTGACAGAAAGTTCATGCACCTTGGCTTTCATATTTTTGACGTTGGTTTTCAGTCGCCAAACGTGGATGCCGCACGACCCATGGTGTTCGCCACCACATTGCTGTTGATCATGATCATATTGTGTCTGAACCTCTCCGCCATCTGGTTGCGCAAACGTTTGAGAAGAAAATTGGAGATAAGTGCGGTATGA
- a CDS encoding PAS domain S-box protein: MPKQRKFKRNYPAYFLMPFLIVAGASWFLLIAIKERLIENAYQNLEHEALLVAGQSAGLFSEGKKQFVQEIVRKWETDTGQRYTLVDPTGKALADSREVPDRMENHAGRPEFQEAMARKTARSVYEEPHGDTQWFVVASPILSGEKLKGAIIVSSLQSKATDEWKDWVVWSLVSFGVAGSLLVWAIGFTSRQIWQNFLKIEKVAGRFSSGEVAAELSTRERDEFDGVSMALNQMSQSMNERIQELTSQRNEVEAILSSMVEGVLAVDPQEKILRVNDAASRLFGVNAADVCGRRFQEAFRNTELRNFIKQALESSQPIDAEFLVQSDGEKIVHARGTSLKGAHNNSIGMLAVLNDVTELRRLENIRKDFVANVSHELKTPVTAIKGCVETLLQEASPDPDMSQRFLNIVLKQADRLNAIIDDLLSLSRIEKDSEDQEIALEDASVLSVLKSAVQASSIMAENHGIEIELDCDSNLSARMNPQLIEEAIVNLLQNAIRYSGDGKRVRVSVHEKNENLMICVQDWGIGIEPRHHARIFERFYRVDRARSRKLGGTGLGLSIVKHISLAHQGSVSLESSPGRGSRFCIHIPI, encoded by the coding sequence ATGCCCAAGCAAAGAAAATTCAAACGCAACTACCCGGCCTATTTTCTGATGCCATTTTTGATCGTGGCTGGAGCGTCCTGGTTTTTGCTGATCGCAATCAAGGAGCGTCTGATTGAAAACGCCTATCAGAATTTAGAGCATGAGGCGCTTCTGGTTGCCGGGCAATCAGCGGGATTATTTTCGGAAGGAAAGAAGCAGTTCGTTCAGGAGATCGTCCGTAAATGGGAAACGGACACCGGTCAACGCTACACCCTGGTCGACCCGACGGGTAAGGCGCTGGCGGACTCAAGAGAAGTTCCGGATCGAATGGAAAATCACGCCGGTCGGCCGGAGTTTCAAGAAGCGATGGCGCGAAAAACCGCGCGATCCGTTTATGAGGAACCGCATGGCGACACGCAGTGGTTTGTCGTCGCCTCGCCGATATTGTCTGGAGAAAAATTGAAAGGGGCGATCATCGTCTCTTCCCTGCAGAGCAAGGCGACGGATGAGTGGAAGGACTGGGTTGTCTGGTCGCTGGTCAGTTTTGGCGTCGCCGGTTCTTTGCTGGTCTGGGCGATCGGTTTCACCTCCCGGCAAATCTGGCAGAATTTTTTGAAGATAGAAAAAGTTGCGGGTCGTTTTTCTTCAGGAGAGGTCGCCGCCGAGTTGTCCACCCGTGAAAGGGATGAATTTGACGGCGTGTCCATGGCGCTCAATCAAATGTCGCAGTCCATGAACGAACGCATTCAGGAACTGACTTCCCAGCGCAACGAGGTCGAAGCGATCTTGTCGAGTATGGTGGAGGGCGTGCTGGCAGTCGACCCGCAGGAAAAAATACTTCGCGTCAACGACGCGGCAAGCCGTTTGTTCGGCGTCAATGCGGCGGATGTTTGCGGTCGTCGATTCCAGGAAGCATTTCGCAACACCGAGTTGAGAAATTTTATCAAGCAGGCTTTGGAGAGTTCGCAACCCATCGACGCGGAGTTCCTGGTGCAGAGCGACGGGGAGAAGATCGTTCATGCCAGAGGCACGTCTCTCAAGGGCGCCCACAACAACAGCATTGGCATGTTGGCGGTTTTGAACGACGTGACGGAATTGCGGCGCCTGGAAAATATCAGAAAAGATTTTGTCGCCAATGTCTCGCATGAACTCAAGACCCCGGTGACGGCGATCAAGGGATGCGTTGAAACTCTGTTGCAGGAGGCTTCACCCGACCCTGATATGTCTCAGAGATTTCTGAATATTGTCCTCAAGCAGGCGGACCGTCTCAACGCCATCATTGACGATCTTCTCAGTCTTTCCCGCATTGAAAAAGATTCCGAGGATCAAGAGATTGCGCTTGAAGACGCCTCGGTCTTGAGCGTGTTGAAGTCCGCGGTTCAGGCAAGTTCGATCATGGCGGAAAATCATGGTATTGAAATTGAACTGGACTGCGATTCGAATTTATCGGCGCGTATGAATCCACAACTGATCGAGGAAGCGATCGTGAACTTGTTGCAAAACGCCATTCGCTACAGCGGAGACGGCAAGCGCGTTCGGGTCAGCGTCCACGAGAAAAACGAAAACCTGATGATCTGCGTGCAGGATTGGGGCATTGGCATCGAACCCAGACATCATGCGCGCATCTTTGAACGATTTTATCGCGTCGACAGGGCGCGCAGTCGCAAGCTGGGCGGCACCGGACTTGGCTTGTCGATCGTCAAACACATCTCCCTTGCCCATCAAGGGAGCGTTTCTTTGGAAAGTTCTCCCGGCCGGGGAAGCCGATTCTGCATCCATATTCCCATTTAG
- a CDS encoding PstS family phosphate ABC transporter substrate-binding protein: protein MKAKFKVFSVVAVSMWMATSFPASSNAIEVDPKLPSYAKVQGVSGNLNSVGSDTLNNLMTFWSEKFGEFYPNVNIQVEGKGSSTAPPALISAVSQLGPMSRRMKNTEVDEFEARFGYKPMEIRVAVDALAVFVNKDNPIKGLNMAQVDSAFSSTRRQGYKEVTTWGDLGMTGDWAGRKVSLFGRNSASGTYGYFKKYVLKKGDYKNEVKEQPGSASVVQGVSVDRYALGYSGIGYQTSNVRALPLAESGTDYVEATPENSLTGDYPLARFLYVYVNKAPGKPLNPLTLEFFKMVLSKEGQKVVAKGGYYPIPANVAAEDLALLSGSAPVN from the coding sequence ATGAAAGCAAAATTTAAAGTATTCAGCGTGGTGGCGGTTTCGATGTGGATGGCGACGAGCTTTCCTGCAAGCTCCAACGCGATTGAAGTGGACCCCAAATTGCCAAGCTACGCGAAGGTTCAGGGAGTCAGCGGCAACTTGAACAGCGTGGGTTCGGACACCTTGAACAATCTGATGACCTTCTGGAGCGAGAAATTTGGCGAGTTTTATCCCAACGTCAATATCCAGGTCGAAGGCAAAGGCTCCTCCACGGCTCCCCCAGCGTTGATTTCTGCGGTATCTCAATTAGGACCGATGTCCCGAAGAATGAAAAATACGGAAGTGGATGAATTCGAAGCGCGTTTCGGTTACAAGCCGATGGAAATTCGCGTTGCGGTTGATGCGCTTGCCGTCTTCGTTAATAAAGATAACCCGATCAAAGGCTTGAACATGGCGCAGGTGGATTCGGCGTTTTCCAGCACCCGTCGTCAAGGTTATAAAGAAGTGACGACCTGGGGCGATCTGGGCATGACCGGCGACTGGGCGGGACGCAAGGTGAGTCTGTTTGGTCGCAACTCGGCTTCGGGAACCTACGGTTACTTCAAGAAATACGTATTGAAAAAAGGCGATTACAAGAATGAAGTGAAAGAGCAACCCGGTTCTGCTTCTGTTGTGCAAGGCGTGAGCGTGGATCGATATGCGCTGGGTTACAGCGGAATCGGTTATCAAACGTCCAATGTGCGCGCGCTCCCTCTCGCAGAATCCGGTACGGATTATGTCGAAGCGACGCCTGAAAATTCTCTGACGGGCGATTATCCTCTGGCGCGTTTTCTTTATGTGTACGTCAACAAAGCGCCCGGCAAACCCCTCAACCCGCTGACGCTTGAGTTCTTTAAAATGGTTTTGTCTAAAGAAGGGCAAAAGGTTGTGGCAAAAGGCGGTTATTACCCAATCCCGGCGAATGTAGCCGCCGAAGATCTGGCGCTATTGTCAGGGTCGGCTCCCGTTAACTAG
- a CDS encoding phosphate ABC transporter ATP-binding protein → MITIENKIMKNQMSFSTKDKQEEKKAQSLKQEVAVHINRVSFYYGSKQALNEIEMIIPKNKVTAFIGPSGCGKSTLLRCLNRMNDLVDNTRLEGEINIGGLNVYSPSMDVSDLRKSVGMVFQKFNPFPKSIFENVAYGPRIHGLSNKNELEEIVENSLKRVALWDEVKDRVHESALQLSGGQQQRLCIARAIAVEPEVLLMDEPCSALDPIATARIEELIVELKSQYTIIIVTHNMQQAARIADYTGFLFMGELIEFDDTELIFRKPKEKKTEDYITGRFG, encoded by the coding sequence ATGATAACCATTGAAAATAAAATCATGAAAAATCAAATGAGCTTTTCGACCAAAGATAAACAAGAAGAAAAGAAGGCCCAGTCTTTAAAGCAGGAAGTCGCGGTGCACATCAATCGCGTTTCGTTTTATTACGGTTCCAAGCAGGCCCTCAACGAAATCGAGATGATCATCCCCAAGAATAAAGTGACGGCCTTCATCGGTCCTTCCGGTTGCGGAAAGTCGACTTTGCTTCGCTGTTTGAATCGCATGAACGATTTGGTGGACAACACCCGGCTGGAGGGCGAAATCAATATCGGCGGCTTGAATGTGTATTCGCCGAGTATGGACGTCAGCGATTTGCGCAAGAGCGTTGGAATGGTGTTTCAGAAATTCAATCCTTTCCCCAAGTCGATTTTTGAAAACGTTGCTTACGGCCCGCGCATTCACGGTTTGAGCAATAAGAATGAACTGGAGGAAATTGTCGAAAACAGTCTCAAGCGCGTGGCGCTTTGGGATGAGGTGAAGGATCGCGTACATGAAAGCGCCTTGCAATTGTCTGGCGGTCAGCAACAGCGCTTGTGCATCGCCCGGGCGATCGCGGTGGAACCTGAAGTGTTGTTGATGGACGAACCCTGTTCCGCTCTTGACCCGATCGCTACGGCGCGAATTGAAGAGTTGATCGTTGAGTTGAAATCTCAGTACACCATCATCATCGTGACGCACAACATGCAACAGGCGGCCCGGATTGCAGATTACACAGGCTTCCTGTTCATGGGAGAATTGATCGAGTTTGACGACACAGAGCTTATTTTTAGAAAACCCAAAGAGAAGAAAACAGAAGATTATATCACCGGTCGGTTTGGATAA